A region from the Microbacterium sp. NC79 genome encodes:
- a CDS encoding inositol monophosphatase family protein, producing the protein MSSEADLLAIAVDIAEEAAALAAHRRAQGVTVAASKSVLADIVTEADREVEDLIRTRLAAERPGDGFIGEESGDANGTTDVTWVVDPIDGTVNYSFGIPSYAVSIAAVSGGSTLESWTALAGVVAAPALGETFTAARGEGSWLGEQRLGVSTTWPAGALIASGFGYDPATHEGDLANVAKIMPIARDLRRMGAASLDLAFVAAGRLDGYFERGLKPWDYAAGALLVVEAGGEVRRTMLDSPRPMCVAGTKELVREILERIDS; encoded by the coding sequence ATGAGCTCCGAAGCTGATTTGCTGGCCATTGCCGTTGACATTGCGGAAGAAGCGGCGGCGTTGGCTGCTCACCGCCGAGCGCAGGGAGTGACGGTCGCGGCCAGCAAGTCTGTGCTGGCCGACATCGTCACCGAAGCCGACCGCGAAGTCGAAGATCTCATTCGCACCCGTCTGGCAGCAGAACGCCCCGGTGATGGTTTCATCGGTGAGGAGTCCGGAGATGCGAATGGAACCACGGATGTCACGTGGGTGGTGGATCCGATCGACGGAACCGTCAACTACTCGTTCGGGATCCCGTCGTACGCGGTGAGTATTGCCGCCGTCAGCGGTGGCAGCACATTGGAATCGTGGACGGCGCTCGCCGGAGTGGTCGCGGCACCGGCGCTGGGCGAAACCTTCACGGCCGCACGCGGCGAGGGCTCGTGGCTGGGGGAGCAGCGCTTAGGCGTGTCGACGACGTGGCCTGCCGGCGCCCTGATTGCTTCTGGGTTCGGTTATGATCCCGCGACGCACGAGGGCGATCTGGCGAATGTGGCAAAGATCATGCCGATCGCGCGCGACCTGCGACGAATGGGGGCCGCATCGCTCGATCTGGCTTTCGTGGCAGCCGGACGCCTCGATGGTTACTTTGAGCGAGGCCTCAAGCCCTGGGACTACGCTGCCGGTGCTCTCCTTGTTGTGGAAGCCGGGGGAGAGGTACGCCGCACGATGCTGGATTCACCTCGTCCGATGTGTGTAGCCGGTACAAAAGAACTTGTGCGTGAAATTCTTGAACGGATAGATTCCTAA
- a CDS encoding YhgE/Pip domain-containing protein — translation MSKKRPSARLISRLRTAIVIAAIAAIPLIYAGALTWSNQDPTHNLDQVPAAVVNNDTPAVAGDRTIDLGAEVTAELVDSTASNNFNWVEYDESDAAAALGRGDVLAVLTIPEDFSQHAASPAEADPIDASVATITIETNDGANMISGTIAASIATSVRESLASEVSATYLEQIYLGFSDIHAGMADARDGATELTDGASKAQTGAGTLVVGLTDLANGTTTLQSGAQTLATGAAQASTGADSLAQGLALLVLNAADLPTQATQLDTGADAIATGASQLSTGLATLSTGTTTVATGSANARDSAQQLSDGLTAFAAQTPQAVTGAAALKTGIDDLTAAWPMLTDEQKLAALEALSTGAQTLSDGLATADASAQQLAIGAAQLVGSSEQGTGLAALADGALQLQTGAGTAATSAVTLSTGATTLAAGTQALADAAPTLVSAMTTASTGATELATGVSQLSAGASSLADGTTTLETGAQSAVTGASDLATGLGALTDGTTELRDGLVDGAAEVPTYTDSEAKALSSVASDPITTDASRLNEVAGYGHGLAPYFLSLALWVGALAFYLMFPAMNKRALVAARTAIGAAVRSYLPGALMAVAQSVLAVLILTGPVGINVVNPWGLWGIALLTSLTFVAINQALIALLGAPGRFFALVMIVLQLSAAGGTYPIQTAPSFFQSIHNALPLTHSLEAMRSMIAGGDLGVAAAISVLTLWLLGAVLVTTLAALLARRTHRVRSAVTSPDTLEDIASDESAAEVTDDAAAPEVTDASEHPENLDDEPVAPVQARTTVEA, via the coding sequence ATGTCGAAAAAGCGCCCCTCCGCGCGCCTGATTTCCCGCCTCCGCACGGCGATCGTCATCGCAGCCATCGCCGCGATCCCGCTGATCTATGCCGGCGCCCTGACGTGGTCGAATCAAGACCCCACGCACAATCTCGACCAGGTGCCGGCAGCCGTGGTCAATAACGACACCCCAGCGGTTGCTGGCGATCGCACGATTGATCTGGGTGCAGAAGTCACCGCAGAGTTGGTTGACTCCACCGCGTCAAACAACTTCAACTGGGTTGAGTATGACGAGAGCGACGCAGCGGCGGCTCTCGGGCGCGGCGACGTGCTCGCTGTCCTCACGATTCCCGAAGACTTCTCCCAGCACGCCGCATCTCCTGCCGAGGCTGATCCCATCGACGCCTCCGTTGCCACCATCACGATCGAGACCAACGATGGCGCCAACATGATCAGCGGAACCATTGCCGCATCGATTGCGACGTCGGTGCGCGAGAGCCTCGCCAGCGAAGTGAGTGCCACGTACCTCGAGCAGATTTACCTTGGCTTCAGCGATATTCACGCGGGCATGGCCGATGCTCGTGACGGCGCGACTGAGCTGACTGACGGCGCAAGCAAAGCGCAGACCGGGGCGGGCACTCTCGTCGTCGGGTTGACCGATTTGGCGAACGGAACCACGACATTGCAGTCGGGAGCACAAACGTTGGCGACGGGGGCGGCACAAGCATCAACCGGCGCCGACTCGCTGGCGCAGGGCCTCGCCCTCCTCGTGCTCAATGCGGCCGATCTGCCGACGCAAGCGACACAGCTTGATACCGGCGCTGACGCGATTGCGACGGGAGCATCGCAATTGTCGACCGGCCTTGCCACATTGTCGACCGGAACCACGACGGTGGCAACGGGCTCCGCTAACGCTCGCGACAGCGCGCAGCAGCTGAGCGACGGGCTCACCGCGTTTGCGGCACAAACCCCGCAGGCAGTGACCGGCGCTGCCGCCCTGAAAACCGGGATCGATGACCTCACGGCGGCCTGGCCGATGTTGACTGACGAACAAAAACTTGCTGCCCTTGAGGCGCTCAGCACCGGTGCACAAACCCTGAGCGACGGACTCGCGACAGCCGATGCCAGTGCGCAACAGCTTGCGATCGGAGCCGCTCAACTCGTGGGATCCTCCGAACAGGGCACCGGGCTCGCCGCTCTGGCAGACGGTGCACTGCAGCTGCAGACCGGAGCGGGCACCGCGGCGACGTCAGCCGTCACGCTGAGTACGGGCGCCACCACGCTGGCGGCGGGAACGCAAGCGCTCGCTGATGCCGCCCCCACCCTTGTCTCCGCGATGACGACCGCATCCACCGGTGCCACTGAGCTTGCCACTGGGGTGAGCCAGCTCTCCGCGGGCGCGTCGTCGCTCGCTGATGGCACGACGACACTGGAAACCGGTGCGCAGAGCGCTGTCACCGGCGCATCAGATCTCGCCACCGGTCTCGGTGCGCTCACCGACGGAACCACAGAATTGCGCGACGGTCTCGTCGACGGCGCAGCCGAGGTTCCGACGTACACAGACAGCGAGGCGAAAGCACTCAGCTCTGTTGCCAGCGACCCGATAACGACGGACGCCTCGCGGCTCAACGAAGTGGCCGGCTACGGTCATGGACTCGCGCCGTACTTCTTGTCGCTTGCGCTGTGGGTCGGGGCGCTTGCGTTCTACCTGATGTTCCCGGCGATGAACAAACGTGCTCTCGTCGCAGCGCGCACCGCCATCGGCGCCGCCGTGCGTTCATACCTGCCTGGCGCGCTGATGGCCGTCGCGCAGAGCGTCTTGGCCGTGTTGATTTTGACGGGGCCGGTCGGTATCAACGTCGTCAATCCGTGGGGTCTGTGGGGTATCGCCCTGCTGACCAGCCTGACGTTCGTCGCCATCAACCAGGCCCTCATTGCGTTGCTGGGCGCACCCGGCCGATTCTTTGCACTTGTCATGATCGTGCTGCAGCTTTCCGCCGCTGGTGGCACCTACCCGATTCAGACCGCGCCATCGTTCTTCCAAAGCATCCACAACGCACTTCCGCTGACGCACTCGCTGGAAGCGATGCGCTCCATGATTGCTGGCGGAGATCTCGGGGTGGCCGCTGCCATCAGCGTTCTCACGCTGTGGTTGCTCGGTGCCGTGCTCGTCACGACCCTCGCCGCGCTCCTGGCTCGTCGCACCCATCGGGTGCGGTCCGCCGTCACGAGCCCAGACACGCTAGAAGACATTGCTTCCGATGAATCCGCCGCGGAGGTAACTGATGATGCCGCTGCACCAGAGGTAACCGACGCGAGTGAACACCCGGAGAATCTCGACGATGAGCCGGTTGCACCGGTGCAGGCACGCACTACCGTGGAGGCATGA
- a CDS encoding TetR/AcrR family transcriptional regulator, with translation MEDPRAVRSREQLMRAIAEFLEQGVAPTVTDTVTRAGVSRPTFYQHFGDLQTAYAETGLARVQQQLNLIPMPGVGEASEAQVTPTWMALTTHLHDHHAFYQTALREAGSRRLSDRIVAFIAERIIRVSPLGAPYRDLPAGEIPDHILVLAAGLFALIGRWLDGDEPEAPARMTERIVAVFLSFSSRPATA, from the coding sequence ATGGAAGACCCCCGCGCTGTGCGCTCCCGCGAACAACTGATGCGCGCGATCGCCGAGTTCCTGGAGCAGGGAGTCGCCCCCACCGTCACCGACACCGTGACCCGCGCCGGTGTTAGCCGCCCGACCTTCTACCAGCACTTCGGCGATCTGCAGACGGCATACGCCGAGACCGGCCTTGCTCGTGTGCAACAGCAACTGAACCTCATTCCCATGCCTGGCGTGGGCGAGGCGAGTGAAGCGCAAGTCACCCCGACCTGGATGGCTCTCACCACTCACCTGCACGACCACCACGCGTTTTACCAGACCGCGCTGCGCGAGGCTGGATCCCGCCGCCTCAGCGATCGCATCGTGGCTTTTATCGCCGAGCGCATTATTCGCGTCTCCCCCCTGGGGGCGCCGTACCGAGACCTTCCAGCCGGAGAAATTCCTGACCACATCCTGGTGCTCGCTGCCGGTCTGTTCGCCCTGATCGGCCGGTGGCTTGATGGCGATGAGCCCGAGGCGCCCGCCCGCATGACCGAACGTATCGTCGCGGTCTTTCTCTCCTTCAGCTCACGCCCGGCCACGGCCTGA
- a CDS encoding BCCT family transporter: MTTPSSTEPESTRRGRPKAAAKRIFHEVNTPYGVHPALIPGIGVDDTGRKFSTNWWVFVITAAFAVGFVVWGLTDTVGMGTFATTALNGISSGFGWLFSLLTIAVFFFMLIVSIGQRGRIVLGADDEKPEFSTISWVAMLFSAGMGIGLLFYGPYEPLVYFMTPPSGFSGDAESRDAMLHAMAQTMFHWGPMAWAYYALVGGAIAYVAYRRARSPLISSIFDPIFSQKTKGPIGAVIDIFAIIVTLFGTAVSLGIGALQIARGVEIVGGIGPVGNSIIIAIIAVLTCAFILSAVSGVKRGIRVLSNINMLMVAVLAAFVFIAGPTLFLLNFIPSSGVAFFNDLTTMMQRSPVDGPDTAEFMKTWTTYYWAWWVSWTPFVGMFIAKISRGRTIRQFTFVVMIVPSIVCLIWFGIFGGTAMRMEENGAGLSKADDSQDILFSLLGNLPIPLITSVIAMVAVVIFFVTSADSASIVMGQMSQSGNPQPTRWVTITWGVALSAIATTLLLAGGRDALTALQALVTVSALPFAFVIIGIMFAWWRDLSTDPLILRNKFAEVAIEEGIKRGIEEHGDDFVFEASATAPDEGAGAWLDTENPELTEWYDDARTGQIDVIRAQKAEQDALEAVEHEAIEQANREAIEASDHEALEAIEAPEPPQSEATDGELPKA, encoded by the coding sequence ATGACAACGCCATCGTCCACGGAGCCAGAGTCTACGCGGCGCGGTCGGCCAAAAGCGGCTGCCAAGCGCATCTTCCATGAGGTCAATACGCCCTATGGCGTGCACCCCGCACTGATCCCCGGAATCGGTGTGGACGACACCGGCCGCAAGTTCAGCACGAACTGGTGGGTGTTCGTCATTACCGCCGCTTTCGCGGTCGGTTTCGTTGTGTGGGGTCTCACCGACACCGTCGGCATGGGCACATTCGCAACCACCGCACTCAACGGAATCTCCTCCGGGTTCGGGTGGCTGTTCTCCCTGCTGACGATTGCCGTTTTCTTCTTCATGCTCATTGTCTCGATCGGCCAACGTGGCCGCATCGTGCTCGGTGCGGATGACGAGAAGCCGGAATTCTCCACCATCTCCTGGGTTGCCATGCTGTTCTCCGCAGGCATGGGCATTGGGCTGCTCTTCTACGGACCCTACGAGCCGCTGGTCTATTTCATGACACCGCCTTCGGGCTTTTCCGGCGACGCGGAGAGTCGTGACGCGATGCTCCATGCGATGGCCCAGACGATGTTCCACTGGGGGCCGATGGCCTGGGCGTACTACGCCCTCGTCGGTGGCGCCATCGCCTACGTTGCCTACCGTCGCGCTCGTTCGCCTCTCATCTCTTCGATCTTCGACCCCATCTTCAGCCAGAAAACCAAGGGGCCGATCGGCGCGGTGATCGATATCTTCGCGATCATCGTGACGCTGTTCGGTACCGCCGTTTCCCTCGGCATCGGTGCATTGCAAATCGCACGCGGCGTCGAAATCGTTGGCGGCATCGGCCCGGTGGGCAACAGCATCATCATCGCGATTATCGCGGTGCTGACGTGCGCCTTCATTCTGTCTGCGGTCTCGGGAGTCAAACGCGGCATCCGCGTGCTCTCCAACATCAACATGCTGATGGTGGCCGTGCTCGCCGCCTTCGTTTTCATCGCAGGCCCGACGCTGTTCCTGCTGAACTTCATTCCGTCATCCGGTGTCGCGTTCTTCAACGACCTCACCACGATGATGCAGCGCTCGCCCGTCGATGGCCCCGACACCGCCGAATTCATGAAGACCTGGACCACCTACTACTGGGCGTGGTGGGTGTCGTGGACGCCGTTCGTCGGCATGTTCATCGCAAAGATTTCTCGCGGCCGCACGATTCGCCAGTTCACGTTCGTCGTGATGATCGTTCCGTCAATCGTTTGCCTCATCTGGTTCGGTATTTTCGGCGGCACGGCGATGCGCATGGAGGAGAATGGCGCAGGCCTGTCGAAGGCTGATGACAGTCAAGACATCCTGTTCAGCCTGCTCGGCAACCTGCCGATCCCGCTGATCACCTCGGTCATCGCGATGGTCGCGGTCGTCATCTTCTTCGTCACTAGCGCCGACTCGGCCTCAATCGTGATGGGTCAAATGAGCCAGAGCGGCAATCCGCAACCGACGCGGTGGGTCACCATCACGTGGGGTGTCGCGCTGTCGGCCATTGCCACCACGCTGCTGCTGGCCGGTGGCCGCGACGCACTCACCGCACTTCAAGCCCTGGTGACCGTCTCGGCGCTTCCCTTCGCGTTCGTGATCATCGGCATCATGTTTGCGTGGTGGCGTGACCTCTCCACTGACCCGCTGATTCTGCGAAACAAGTTCGCTGAAGTCGCGATCGAAGAGGGCATCAAGCGCGGTATCGAAGAACACGGTGACGACTTCGTGTTTGAGGCCTCCGCGACGGCGCCAGACGAGGGCGCTGGCGCGTGGCTCGACACGGAAAATCCGGAACTCACCGAATGGTACGACGACGCCCGCACCGGGCAGATCGACGTGATTCGTGCGCAAAAGGCCGAGCAAGACGCCCTCGAAGCCGTCGAGCATGAGGCGATTGAGCAGGCTAACCGTGAGGCGATCGAGGCGTCCGATCATGAGGCGCTCGAGGCGATCGAAGCTCCGGAACCGCCTCAGTCCGAGGCGACGGATGGCGAGTTGCCGAAGGCATAG
- a CDS encoding PfkB family carbohydrate kinase has translation MTADVIVIGDALIDELRDERSVREFVGGAALNVAVGLARLGHSVALIAMVGDDADGDRVRTYLQTFGVSLIATRSPLGTARAVSERVNGEPTYAFNNASRRRSIVFGDAERAAIAAARGVVVSCMALDDPAQVDGLRAALDGSDADLFIDPNPRAGMMRDLDEFVRGFDRLLARAKLVKVGDDDTELLYGSGVEPVRGWLRERGIPVVVSTRGRGGARVDTADAVVERGIAHMPGQVVDTMGAGDAVLAAMVSWVLTAPEPIDWAAGLERAMDVAAATVRHEGALLQIPAQPGESYDKIET, from the coding sequence ATGACCGCCGATGTCATCGTCATTGGAGATGCGCTCATCGATGAACTGCGCGATGAGCGCAGCGTGCGTGAGTTCGTCGGCGGCGCTGCCCTGAACGTTGCCGTGGGCCTTGCCCGACTCGGGCATTCCGTTGCGCTCATCGCCATGGTCGGAGATGACGCCGACGGCGACCGCGTGCGCACCTACCTGCAGACGTTCGGGGTCTCGCTGATCGCGACCCGATCACCACTCGGTACCGCGCGGGCCGTGAGTGAACGAGTCAATGGTGAGCCGACATACGCGTTCAATAACGCCTCACGGCGGCGCTCGATCGTCTTCGGCGATGCGGAGCGCGCGGCCATCGCCGCCGCACGCGGCGTGGTGGTGAGCTGTATGGCCCTTGACGATCCCGCGCAGGTCGACGGTCTGCGCGCCGCACTCGATGGTTCCGACGCTGACCTCTTCATCGACCCCAACCCGCGAGCCGGAATGATGCGCGACCTCGATGAGTTTGTGCGCGGCTTTGACAGGCTCCTTGCCCGCGCAAAACTCGTGAAGGTTGGCGACGACGACACCGAGCTGCTGTACGGATCCGGAGTGGAACCAGTGCGCGGCTGGTTGCGTGAGCGCGGCATTCCCGTGGTGGTCTCCACCCGTGGCCGCGGCGGTGCACGTGTCGACACCGCAGATGCCGTGGTTGAGCGTGGCATCGCGCACATGCCCGGGCAGGTCGTTGACACGATGGGGGCAGGGGACGCGGTGCTGGCGGCGATGGTGTCGTGGGTGCTGACCGCGCCAGAGCCCATCGATTGGGCGGCCGGTCTCGAGCGTGCCATGGATGTTGCAGCTGCCACTGTGCGCCACGAAGGAGCACTGTTGCAAATACCGGCTCAACCTGGCGAAAGTTACGACAAGATCGAGACGTAA
- a CDS encoding FBP domain-containing protein has translation MQALTEADVAHALRNATAEEVKHLTVPIGFYIADWDHQDFYAWADPRHAGRGYLIVQTGAEATGIVLRRADGHSRARSALCNICHTMQPGDQVAMFTARKAGQAGERGDSIGTMMCADLSCHDNVRLAAPLAPGEVRASVDRRIDSTRMRAENLVAQVL, from the coding sequence ATGCAGGCTTTGACCGAAGCGGACGTCGCTCATGCGCTCCGCAACGCCACCGCAGAGGAAGTGAAGCACCTCACCGTGCCGATTGGTTTCTATATTGCCGATTGGGATCACCAAGACTTCTACGCGTGGGCGGATCCGCGGCACGCGGGCCGCGGATATCTCATTGTGCAGACGGGCGCGGAGGCAACCGGCATCGTATTGCGCCGCGCCGACGGTCACTCACGGGCGCGGTCGGCCCTCTGCAACATCTGCCACACGATGCAACCGGGAGATCAAGTTGCCATGTTCACTGCACGTAAGGCTGGGCAAGCGGGGGAGCGTGGCGACAGTATCGGAACCATGATGTGCGCAGATTTGTCGTGTCACGATAACGTGCGGCTGGCGGCTCCGCTTGCTCCAGGTGAAGTGCGAGCGAGTGTCGACCGCCGCATCGACTCCACCCGCATGCGCGCCGAGAATCTGGTTGCGCAGGTGCTGTAA
- a CDS encoding bile acid:sodium symporter family protein → MGSALTTIGLPVALGIIMFGLGLSLTPRDFARVVKQPKAVFLALLCQLILLPAICFGLVLLFQLPPVLAVGMMMLAASPGGTTANLYSHLFRGDVALNISLTAVNSVIAVVTLPLITNLAIMYFQPFDDQLGMQWSKVIEVFAIVLLPVVLGMIVRHFAPGFAKRTDRAVRIVSMLVLVIVIAGAVASNWQLLVDNVGALAGITIVFCIISLAVGYLVPRLARVGKRQSIAASFEIGIHNATLAIVIAQTVMGSMELSLPAAVYGVLMFFIAFAFGFVIRDRNAEAVAEAPTAVTEGADAPYTS, encoded by the coding sequence ATGGGATCAGCGTTGACCACCATCGGATTACCCGTCGCCCTCGGCATCATCATGTTCGGCCTGGGCCTCAGCCTCACACCGCGCGACTTTGCACGCGTCGTGAAGCAGCCAAAAGCTGTCTTCCTGGCGCTGCTGTGCCAACTCATTCTGCTGCCTGCGATCTGTTTCGGGCTCGTGCTGTTGTTTCAGCTGCCGCCCGTGTTGGCCGTCGGCATGATGATGCTTGCGGCATCGCCTGGCGGAACCACGGCGAACCTTTATAGTCACCTGTTCCGCGGCGACGTGGCGCTGAACATTTCGCTTACGGCCGTCAACTCGGTCATCGCCGTTGTGACGTTGCCGCTCATCACAAATCTCGCCATCATGTACTTCCAGCCGTTCGACGACCAGCTCGGTATGCAGTGGTCGAAGGTCATCGAAGTCTTCGCCATTGTGCTGTTGCCCGTGGTGCTCGGCATGATCGTGCGGCACTTCGCTCCCGGCTTCGCGAAGCGCACCGACCGAGCCGTGCGCATCGTCTCGATGCTCGTGCTGGTCATTGTGATTGCCGGCGCCGTCGCCAGTAACTGGCAGCTGCTGGTCGACAACGTCGGCGCGCTCGCCGGAATCACGATCGTGTTCTGCATCATCAGCCTCGCCGTCGGCTATCTGGTTCCGCGCCTGGCGCGCGTCGGCAAACGCCAGTCGATCGCGGCGTCGTTTGAGATTGGTATTCACAACGCCACCCTCGCGATCGTCATCGCGCAAACCGTGATGGGCTCGATGGAGCTCAGCCTCCCCGCCGCTGTCTATGGCGTGCTGATGTTCTTCATCGCATTCGCTTTCGGCTTCGTCATTCGCGATCGCAACGCTGAGGCGGTAGCTGAGGCGCCGACGGCCGTGACGGAGGGTGCCGATGCGCCGTACACCTCATAG
- a CDS encoding glycoside hydrolase family 13 protein: protein MTNLLPHHDGSDLYVSTQAPTLGDTVHVRVRVPQGYGPLAAVRTRSNPDHEPRWSEAALISSADGWDWWQAEIVVENPRHGYRFLFIHVDGSVTTLNQSGMHMGETLDAEDFAFVTTPAPPTWLNQAVMYQIFPDRFARSAQADTHETPEWAIPAAWDAPVDPVLPGRSQQFYGGDLDGIIEHLDHLENLGVTLLYLTPVFPAASNHRYDASSFLSVDPLLGGDDAYRRLIDAVHARGMRIIGDLTSNHSGDRHEWFRAAYGNPDAPESDFYYFTNADNTEYATWMGAQTLPKFNWASTELRRRFIEGEDSVVAHWLKQPFGIDGWRVDVANMTGRYGDIDLNADVRQTLLRTVQATNPDAILLGESTNDATSDLQGDAWHGAMTYPSFTRPVWGWLSAPAGTPWLSYDGEELTEPWFFTQPIGGIPRYTARDVATAMTRFTAGIPWRVRLGNMLPLDTHDTARFEQNAADGTMPLAVGLSLTVPGVPVVFAGDEFALTGADGESSRTPIPWGTESDPAIAERIALYRELIALRHAHPALQTGGMRFVHVDDEALVFVRESAAETMLVVASRGDLSVELDAVLLPGASHAQALFGDVTLATATDGSVLLEAEGPAFALWSLPGVRTA, encoded by the coding sequence GTGACGAATCTGCTGCCCCACCATGATGGTTCCGATCTCTACGTTTCGACGCAGGCGCCCACGCTCGGCGACACCGTGCACGTGCGTGTGCGCGTGCCACAGGGGTATGGACCGCTGGCCGCGGTGCGCACCCGATCTAACCCCGACCACGAGCCGCGGTGGAGCGAGGCCGCGTTGATCTCGAGTGCTGACGGCTGGGACTGGTGGCAGGCCGAGATTGTGGTGGAGAACCCGCGGCACGGCTACCGCTTCCTCTTTATTCACGTCGACGGTTCCGTCACGACGCTCAACCAGTCGGGCATGCACATGGGGGAGACGCTCGACGCAGAAGACTTCGCGTTCGTCACGACGCCGGCTCCGCCCACGTGGCTGAACCAAGCGGTGATGTACCAAATCTTCCCGGACCGCTTCGCGCGCTCGGCGCAGGCCGACACGCATGAGACGCCGGAGTGGGCCATCCCGGCGGCCTGGGATGCCCCTGTCGACCCGGTGCTGCCCGGCCGTTCGCAGCAGTTCTATGGCGGTGACCTGGACGGCATCATCGAGCACCTTGATCACCTCGAAAATCTCGGCGTCACGCTCCTCTACCTGACCCCGGTATTTCCTGCGGCATCCAACCACCGATACGACGCGTCCAGCTTCTTGTCCGTCGATCCGCTGCTCGGCGGCGACGATGCCTACCGGCGGCTCATTGATGCCGTGCACGCCCGCGGCATGCGCATCATTGGCGACCTGACCAGCAACCACTCAGGCGACCGCCACGAATGGTTCCGCGCCGCCTACGGCAACCCGGATGCGCCGGAAAGCGACTTTTACTACTTCACCAACGCCGACAACACCGAATATGCGACGTGGATGGGCGCGCAGACGCTGCCGAAGTTCAACTGGGCATCGACGGAACTGCGCCGACGCTTCATCGAGGGCGAGGATTCGGTCGTCGCGCACTGGCTGAAACAGCCGTTCGGCATCGACGGTTGGCGCGTTGACGTTGCCAACATGACCGGTCGCTACGGTGACATTGACCTTAACGCCGACGTGCGACAGACCCTGTTGCGCACGGTGCAGGCAACGAACCCGGATGCGATTTTGCTCGGTGAATCCACGAACGACGCGACAAGCGACCTGCAGGGTGACGCTTGGCACGGCGCGATGACGTATCCGTCGTTCACCCGCCCGGTATGGGGCTGGCTGAGCGCCCCCGCCGGCACGCCGTGGCTCTCATACGACGGCGAAGAGCTCACTGAGCCATGGTTCTTCACGCAGCCGATCGGTGGCATTCCGCGCTACACGGCACGCGACGTCGCCACGGCGATGACCCGCTTCACCGCAGGCATCCCGTGGCGTGTGCGCCTCGGCAACATGCTGCCGCTCGACACCCACGACACCGCCCGCTTTGAGCAGAATGCGGCTGACGGAACCATGCCGCTGGCGGTGGGACTCTCGCTCACGGTGCCCGGGGTTCCGGTGGTATTCGCAGGCGACGAGTTCGCGTTGACCGGTGCCGATGGCGAGAGCAGCCGCACCCCGATTCCGTGGGGAACGGAGTCTGACCCCGCGATCGCCGAACGCATCGCCCTGTATCGCGAGCTGATTGCCCTCCGCCACGCGCATCCGGCGTTGCAGACCGGCGGCATGCGGTTCGTGCACGTCGACGATGAGGCGCTCGTGTTTGTTCGTGAGAGCGCCGCCGAGACGATGCTCGTCGTGGCGAGCCGGGGTGACCTGTCTGTCGAGCTCGACGCTGTTCTCCTTCCCGGTGCATCGCACGCCCAGGCGCTCTTCGGCGACGTGACCCTCGCCACCGCAACCGATGGTTCCGTTCTCCTGGAAGCCGAGGGCCCCGCGTTCGCGCTCTGGTCACTCCCCGGCGTGCGCACCGCTTAA